The sequence below is a genomic window from Thiovulum sp. ES.
AATTCGGAGGTTTTTCGTAGAACTTTTTGCCTTTTGAAAGTTTTGCTTCTTTCTTCTTTTCCCAATTTTTGAGTCTTGAAAAATGAGATGAAACATTTCCAATAGCTTCTGAAATCGTGGCTCTTCTAAAATATGATGGAAACTTATAAAAATGAAAATCAAAATCATATTTTGGATACGGATTTTGTCTGGTTTCATGAGTCATTTTTTCTACAAAATTTACTCTCTCTTTTGATGATAAATTTTCTAAATTTTTCCACTCTTTAGAAATAACATCAATCATAAAAAGTAATGCTTTGTTGTAGATTTTGAGAGTCTCATTAAAAATTTTAGAGTGAGATGTAATCTTTAATTTTACAGTTTTTGTAATTTTCATTGATTGACACCTCCTCTAATTTTCTAAGATTTTATCCAAAATTTTGGAGGCATCTTGACCTCTCCCAAGCCTATCTTACGAAGAGGCTATGGAAGAGGATTGCGAAGCCATTTGTTCAAAGATGAAAATGGAGTTTGGAAACCGACATCATCGGGCAAGGAGTTTTGCTTGGAAATTGGAAACAAATTTGATCAACTTAAGTGGAGAATAGAGACAATTCTTTAATTCTACTTTTTATTCCTGCGAAAGCAGGGAACTCCTCAAATCTAAAAAAATTTAAATTCCAATATTTTTACAATAAACAACTTTGATTGTGCTAGAATTTATCCAAAGTGATTCAGGAGATTATTTGAAATTTTCAAAAGATTTAGTTTCTGTTTCTGAAATTGCAAATTTGCCGACAAAATTTGGTAAGTTTAAAATACAGGCTTTTTTGGAAATCAGCACAGGAAAAGAGCATGTTGCACTTTTTACCGAGAATTTATCAACTTTAGAGATTCCACTTTTAAGAATACATTCTGAATGTTTGACGGGAGATGGTTTTGGGAGTTTAAAATGTGATTGTGGCGAACAGTTAGATTTTGCACTCAAAAAAATCGCTGATGAAGGTGGAATTCTTATCTATTTGCGACAAGAGGGTCGAAATATTGGATTACTAAATAAAGTAAATGCCTATGCTCTCCAAGATACTGGACTTAATACGGTCGAGGCAAATCATCAACTCGGTTTTGAGGCAGATGCTCGAAGTTATGAAATGGCAGATTTTATTTTAAATATTTTAAAAATTAAGACGGTGAAGCTTTTAACAAATAATCCAGATAAAATAAAAAAAGTAGATGTAAAAGTTGCGGAAAGAGTCCCAATTATTATAATGACTAATTCATATAATGAGAAATATTTTAAGACTAAAAAAGAAGAAATGGGACATCTTTTTTAAAAGGAAAAAAATTTGAAAAATAGTATAAGAATTGCTAAAACATCAGGTGATAAATTTTTAGAAAACCCACAAGAGTATCTTGATTTAATTGCTGGAGATGACAGAATTGGAAGATTAACAATTTCCGCTTTTGAGGGAATTTTTTATCTTTTAACTGAAGATAAATTTCAATTTTTTATAGATTATGAATTACAGAAACAAGAGAATCAGATTCTAAACAGAATTGGATTAAAACCAGAAAAAGCGATAGAAGAGCCGAAAAAATCTCTTCAAGAAAATCAAAAACCTAAAAATTATAAATTGATGCTTGATTTAAAAAGGCAATTAAGACTATTTCCAAATTTTTCAGATCAAGAATTTCTCTCTATTTTTAGAGATGTTGTTGTCTCAAAATATAAAAAGGGTGATAATATTTTTTATAAAGATGAACCATCTTTTGAGCTGTTTTATGTTTTTAGAGGTGAGGTAACAATTTCACATTCAGGAAAATCTATTTTAGTTTTAAAAAATGGGGATTTTTTTGGTGAGTTAGCATTTATGGGAAGCGGTGAAAAAAGCACAAATGCTCAAGTTTTAAGTAGCATGACAGTTGTTATTTCATTTCTGACAAAAAAGAGTTTTAACTCAAAAGAGGAGCTGGATATACTTTTAAAACTCCATACTCAACTTGCTAAATCAGTTGATGATAAATTAAAAAAGATTTTAAAACTTAATCAATAAGGGGACATTTGAGTAATTTACAAGATTTAAAAAGCGAATTTGAGCAATTTGTAGTTGAAAAATGCTCGACACAAGATGGAAATTGCGACACTGATGAAAACGAGGAAATTCCAGAAGATGAATTACCACCTTTTTGGGAAGAGATAACTCAAAAACTTCTCTCACCTGAGATTTGTGGAGCAAATCTTTCACGAATCGACTTAAAACGAATTAGTGATACTCTTGGAGATTCAGTTGCAATTTCTGATCGAAAAAAGATGATTAAAGCAATTCTCCGACACAAACAGACAAAGAACGAAATTCGTGCAATTTTCGATGAGGTCGAAAAACACTTGAACGGTAGAGTTCTTATTTACAACGAAATTTCTAGAAATTATCCAAATTCAAAATTTGTTTTTGATAGTTATGTTGCTAAAATTGAAAGAATGAAACGGGTTTTTGTGCGAATTGTTGAAGATTTTGAAGACATTTCGCCAGAAGCTGATCCAATTCATTTTGATATTTAGGAGAAAAAATGGAAAATTGTGTTTTTTGTAAAATTGTTGCATGTGAAATTCCTTCAAATAAAGTCTCGGAAAATGACAATTTTGTCGCTTTTCACGATTTAAATCCAAAAGCACCAGTTCATATTCTTGTAATTCCAAAAGAACACATTGTTGATTTTCACTCTGTTTCACCAGAAACAATGGCGGAAAT
It includes:
- a CDS encoding GTP cyclohydrolase II (PFAM: GTP cyclohydrolase II~TIGRFAM: GTP cyclohydrolase II) codes for the protein MKFSKDLVSVSEIANLPTKFGKFKIQAFLEISTGKEHVALFTENLSTLEIPLLRIHSECLTGDGFGSLKCDCGEQLDFALKKIADEGGILIYLRQEGRNIGLLNKVNAYALQDTGLNTVEANHQLGFEADARSYEMADFILNILKIKTVKLLTNNPDKIKKVDVKVAERVPIIIMTNSYNEKYFKTKKEEMGHLF
- a CDS encoding HIT family hydrolase, diadenosine tetraphosphate hydrolase (PFAM: HIT domain), whose product is MENCVFCKIVACEIPSNKVSENDNFVAFHDLNPKAPVHILVIPKEHIVDFHSVSPETMAEMTSFIQEVAEKTGISKNGYRVISNIGENGGQEVFHLHFHVLGGTKLAWGHFSDSNPQDNF
- a CDS encoding cyclic nucleotide-binding protein (PFAM: Cyclic nucleotide-binding domain), with the protein product MKNSIRIAKTSGDKFLENPQEYLDLIAGDDRIGRLTISAFEGIFYLLTEDKFQFFIDYELQKQENQILNRIGLKPEKAIEEPKKSLQENQKPKNYKLMLDLKRQLRLFPNFSDQEFLSIFRDVVVSKYKKGDNIFYKDEPSFELFYVFRGEVTISHSGKSILVLKNGDFFGELAFMGSGEKSTNAQVLSSMTVVISFLTKKSFNSKEELDILLKLHTQLAKSVDDKLKKILKLNQ